The genomic window AAGCGCCCATCGAGGTCTGCACGCTGGCCAGCGTCGCGATGCTGGCCTCGTTGGCCGCCATCGCGCGGTTGGTGTACGCAAGGTAGTTGAGGCTGCGGGCGGTGAGCACGCTGGCGCTGTAGGTGGTCGCGTCGGCCGTGTTCTGCAGCTTCATTTTTTCGCGCGTCGCAGTGGCCGTGTTGTAGACCACCAGGATGCTCAAGAAAACGATCGGCAACATCGCCACGATGAAGACGATGGCCTGGCCGGCCTGCCGACCCGGATGTCGATGCCGACCCGTCTGATGCTTCGGCATGTTCGGGCGGGTCATCGGCGCGAGCGCGGGATGTTTGGCGCCTGGTTACTTGGCGCCGTCCGCCGCGCCCTTGGTGTAGGTGCTCATGTTGTAGTTCACATCGGCGTTGGTGGAGCCCTTGCCGGCGGCGGTCTGCGCCTTGGTCACCTCGGCCGAGCCGGTCTTGCCGCCGACCTCCTGCGACATGCCTGCCACCTGGTTGCGCAGCGTCTGCCCGAAGAAGCTGAACACCGCGATCGCAGAGATGGCGATCAGCCCGAGGATCACGAGGTACTCGGTCATGCCCTGGCCCTTGACCTTGATCTTCGAGACGATGTGGCGGCGAACCTGGCTCAGACGTTGGGTATTCATGGAAGCTCCTGTGAAAGACATGATGAAGACAC from Variovorax sp. PAMC28562 includes these protein-coding regions:
- a CDS encoding Flp family type IVb pilin, which encodes MNTQRLSQVRRHIVSKIKVKGQGMTEYLVILGLIAISAIAVFSFFGQTLRNQVAGMSQEVGGKTGSAEVTKAQTAAGKGSTNADVNYNMSTYTKGAADGAK